One genomic window of Heptranchias perlo isolate sHepPer1 chromosome 12, sHepPer1.hap1, whole genome shotgun sequence includes the following:
- the apip gene encoding methylthioribulose-1-phosphate dehydratase, whose protein sequence is MSLLDGVKRQELEDKEHPRNLIPELCKQFYHLGWVTGTGGGISLKYGDEIYFAPSGVQKERIQPDDMFVCDIAERDISGPPPWKKLMKSQCTPLFMNAYTMRGSGAVIHSHSKAAVMATLLFPGKEFRITHQELIKGIRKCQSGGFYRYDDLLVVPIIENTPEEKDLKERMARAMNEYPDTCAVLVRRHGIYVWGKTWQNAKAMCECYDYLFDIAVQMKQCGLDPSQHPTEEKGIV, encoded by the exons GACAAAGAACATCCCCGGAACCTGATTCCAGAGCTGTGCAAGCAGTTCTATCATTTGGGCTGGGTAACGGGGACTGGCGGAGGCATCAGCCTGAAATATGG AGATGAAATCTACTTTGCTCCATCGGGTGTTCAGAAGGAGAGGATCCAG CCTGACGATATGTTTGTATGTGACATCGCAGAACGTGACATCTCTGGCCCTCCACCCTGGAAGAAGCTAATGAAAAGTCAATGCACACCTCTCTTTATGAATGCATACACCATGCGAG GTTCCGGAGCAGTCATACACTCGCACTCCAAAGCTGCAGTCATGGCAACCCTCCTCTTCCCAGGAAAGGAGTTCCGAATTACGCACCAAGAACTGATTAAAGGAATCAGGAAATGTCAATCTGGAGGCTTTTACAG GTATGATGATCTGCTGGTGGTCCCCATTATAGAGAATACACCAGAAGAGAAGGACCTGAAGGAGCGAATGGCTCGTGCCATGAATGAATACCCGGACACCTGCGCAGTACTGGTTCGTCGCCATGGCATCTACGTGTGGGGGAAGACGTGGCAAAATGCTAAAGCAAT gTGCGAGTGTTATGACTATCTGTTTGACATTGCTGTGCAAATGAAACAATGCGGCCTCGACCCATCTCAGCACCCAACGGAGGAAAAGGGCATCGTCTAA